Sequence from the Sphingomonas suaedae genome:
GCGATCGCCGGTGACGATGGCCTCGCGGCGGTGGTGGCGCATCTCGACGCCCTCTATCCCCTCGGCTAGCCTGTCCGTCGGGCTTTCCCCTCAAGGAGTGGCGGACATGAGCATTTTCGACAGCATTCTGGGCCAAATCACTGGAAATGAGGGCGTCGCCAATCTGGCGGCCAAGGTCGGCCTCTCCCCCGAACATGTCGAATCGGCGATTCAGGCGCTGGCGAAACATCACCAGATGCAGGGCGACACCGCTGAGGGGGCCGCTGCCGCGACCGGGCTTCCCGTCGACAAGCTGCAGGAAATCATCGCCCAGATCGGCGGCGAAGGTTCGCTCGGCCGTTTCGCGACGATGCTGCAGCAGGATGGTGCGGGCGGGATCATGGGAATGCTGGATCGCGATGGCGACGGCAATCCGCTCAACGACCTGACGGGCATGGCTTCGGGCATTTTCGGAAAGAAATAACCCAAAGCCAGATTCCCCCGCATGACCGCCAACGCGATTCCGCTGCGTGAGGCTGTGCGGGTGTGGCTGCGCTCTCGTTCGGCGGACCGGTCGGGCAACCCAACGGCCTCTTCGCGCTGCGCGGGCAGGGCGAGGCGATCGTGCAGAAGGGCGCCGTCGAACGTGCCAAGGAGAATTTCGCCCGGGTGAAGACGCTGTGCGGCACCTTGCGCCGACGCCACCCGCCTCGCCGTCGCAATCGCCAAGGACCCGCCCGCGACCGCCACCGCGCAGGTCGTCCCGCCGCCCAAGGCCGAAGAGAAGAAAAACTAGCAAAAATCCTCCCCGGAACGGGGAGGGGGACCAGCCGCAGGCTGGTGGAGGGGGCCCGAGGCAAGGGATTCCACGGCCTCGCGCCCCCTGCACCACGCCGCTTCGCGTCGCGGTCCCCCTCCCCGTTCCGGGGAGGATTTAGTTTGACAGTGCCCGCGCCAGGCGCACAAACTCCGCGACGCTCACCGTCTCCGCGCGGCGGGTCGGATCGATGCCCAGCGCTTCCGCCGTCTCGACCGCGCCCGGAACGCCCTTCAAACTCTGCCGCAGCATCTTGCGCCGCTGGCCGAATGCGGCGGCGGTCAGTTTTTCCAGCACGCGGAATTGCACACCAGGCGGCTCGTCGCCCGGAACGATATGGACCACCGCCGACATCACCTTGGGCGGCGGGGTGAAGGCGCTGCGGTGGACCGGCATCGCGATCCGCGCGCTGCTGCGCCACTGGGCGAGGACGGCGAGGCGGCCATAATGATCGGTGCCCGGCGCCGCGACGATCCGCTCGGCGACTTCCTTCTGGAACATCAGCGTCAGGCTCGCCCACCACGGCTCCCAGTCCGCCGACAGCCAGCCGACCAGCAATGCGGTGCCGACATTATAGGGCAGGTTGGACGCGATGTGCGGCTTGCCTGCGAACAGCGCCGGGGCGTCCACCTCCAGCGCATCCCCCTCGATCACCCGTAACTGGCCGGGAAAGGCGTCGCCCAGTTCCGCCAGCGCGGGGATGCAGCGCCGGTCGCGCTCCACTGCGGTTACCTGTGCCCCCGCGCCGAGCAACGCGCGGGTGAGTCCGCCGGGGCCGGGGCCGACCTCGAACACCTCCTGCCCACTCAGGTCGCCGGGAACGCGTGCGATCCGATCGAGCAACTGCGAATCGAACAGGAAATTCTGACCCAGTGCCTTGCTGGCGGAGAGACCGTGCCTGCGGATGACCTCACGCAGCGGGGGAAGGGAGGTCACGCCGAAGTCGCGTCGTACTGAGCGCGATATTCCGCCGCCTGCGCGGCCATGCGGATCGCCGCGATCATCGCCCCCGGCTCGGCCTGATCGGTCCCGGCGATGCCGAATGCGGTGCCGTGATCGGGGGAGGTGCGGACGATCGGCAATCCCAGGGTCAGGTTAACGCCCTCGTCGAAATGCAGCGTCTTGAGCGGTACCAGCGCCTGATCGTGATAGAGGCAGATCGCCGCGTCATAGGTGGCGCGCGCGCGGGCGTGGAACATCGTGTCGGCGGCGAACGGCCCGGCGGCGTCGATCCCCTCGCTGCGCAGTTGTTCGATCGCGGGGATCAGGATGTCGATCTCCTCGCGTCCGATTGCGCCACCTTCGCCGGCATGGGGATTGAGGCCTGCAAAGGCGAGGCGTGGCGCGGCGATGCCGAAGTTGCGGGCGAGACCACGCGCGGTTGCCCGCGCCTTGGCCAGCACCAGACCGACGCTGATCGATGGCGCCACCTCGATCAGCGGGATGTGCGTCGTCACCGGCACCACCCGCAGCGTGGGCCCGGCGAGCATCATCACCGCATTGGCATGAGCGATTCCGCAGCGTTCGGCGACGAATTCGGTCTGGCCCGGATGGGTGAAGCCGATCCGGTACAGCTGCGCCTTGGATACCGGGCCGGTCACCAACCCGCCCGCCGCGCCCGACCGGGCAAGACCGGTGGCAAGCTCCAGGCTGTCGAGTGCGCAGCGCGCGCCTTCGATGTCAGGCGTACCGGGGACGATGTCGCCCGAACAGGCGACGGTCAGGACGGGCAGCGCCGTCTCGAATGCCCGGGCCGCCTCGTCCGGGCTGTCGATCCGCGCGACCGGCCCATTCCATACGCGCTCGACGGCCGCAGGATCCCCGACCGCGAAGAAGGGGGCGAGCGTGTGGAGCGCGCGGTTTGCCCATGCCTTGCCGACGATCTCCGGACCGATGCCGGCAGGATCGCCCATCGCGACCGCGAGCGGGCGCAGGGCGTTGCTCATCGCTCAGCGATACTCGATGATCGCGTCGCGGCGCAGATCGCGCAGCAAGCGCTGGGCGCGCAAATTGGTGCGCCGCTCCTCGATCTCGTCGCGTACCGCATCGGGCGAAGGCTGGTTCGATGCCTGCGCCTCGTCGCGACCGCACAGCACCAGCGCGCGTACCCCTTCGGTCGGCGATCCGAACGGTGGGGTCGCCTGGCCGATCTGAAGGCCGAGCACGATGTCCTGGAGCTGGGGCGGAAGATCGCGTGCGCGAACCGAGTCATTATCGACCACTTCGGCGCCCAGCGTCTCGGCCGCCTCGCCCACCGCGCCGCACCCGTTGGTGGATTTGAGCACGCCGGCGAACTCGGCGACCCGTGCCTGCGCCTGCGCCGGGGTAATCCCCGGCGGGAATTTGACGGTGATCTGACGCAGGCTGAGCTGCGCGTCGCGCGGGTCCGCCATCAGAACCTGGCGCTTGTCGACGAGATACAGGATCGAAAAGCCGCCCGGAACCTCGACCGGCCCGGCGACCTGACCGACCTGCATCTGCTGCGCCGCCTGAGCGAGGGGGGCAGGGAGCATTTCGGCGCGCACCCAGCCAAGGTCGCCGCCCTGGGCGCGCGTGGTCGCTTCGGAGAATTGCGCGAAATATTCGAACGGGCGACCCTGCTGCATCTGCTGGATCATCTGCTGCATCGCCTGGAACACCTCACCCGCGCGTTCGGGCGTGGCGGAGATATAGATCTCGCGCAGCTGGAATTCCTCGGTGCCCTTGGCGGCTTCGAGGCGTGCGATGATCGCATTCACTTCCTCGTCGCCGACATTGACGAACGGGCCGATGGTGCGGCGGATCAGGCTCTGCCACGCCAGTTCGCCCTCGATCTGCCGCTTGAACGAGCGTTCCGACGATCCGATCTCGCGCAGCCAGGTGCGCATCTCGTCAGGCGAGCGATTGTAGCGCCGCGCGATGCCCGCGAAGCTGCGCTCGATCTGTTCGGCGGGGATGCTGACATCCTTCGCCTTGGCTTCCTGGATCTGGATCGTTTCGTCGGTCAGCAGCCGAAGCACCTGAAGGCGCAGCTGATTCTGCTCTTCCGGTGTCAGCTTGAGCTGATTCAACGCCATGAACAGGTTGACGCGATGCTCCACATCGGTGCGCGTGATGACATAGCCATTCACGATCGCTGTGGGCTTGCGGATATTGGGATCGGCCTTGGCGAACAGCTGCAAATTCTGCGGCAGATTCAAATTGGCGGTCGACGGCACTTCGCTGTCGGCCACCGTCTGGGCGCCGATCGCGGTGCTGGCTGCGATACCGAATAAGAGAGCCGAGTAACGGCCGAAACGCGCGACTTTCGAGGTCATCTTCACCTGTGCCTGAAACGAATCCGATTTTGCGAACGGACGCCGTCTAATCGTCAATTGTGCCTGAACTGGGGCTTACATGAATTTCGTGGCCGCACCAGTGCGCCGGTACCCTGACCGAAACTAGCGTCCCAAATTCTTGAGCGCCAGCGTGAACAGGTACGAACTGCCCCGCCGCGCGTCGCCGGTCGACTGATAGTCGCGACGCCAGGTGAGACCCAGGCGGATACAGTCATCCTCATATTCCACGCCCAGCCGGTGGCGGATCGGCTCGAAGCCGTCGGCAAGCGAGGTTGGGTCTTCCTCCTTGTCGGTGAGGTCGATCACGGCGGAGCCAAAGGCGGACCAAAAGCGCGAAATCTGCACCCGCGCGCCGACCCGCGCCTCTTCCCGATCCTGCAAATCCTCCAGCGCGAAGCTGATATTGCGGTTGAGGCGCAGATAGCCGAGTGTGACGAAAGTTTCGCGCGATCCGACCGTGGCGTCGATCTCGTTGCGCCGGATCGCCAGATTGTCCTTGTCCAGCCGGTAACGATGGGTGAACGCGACAAAGTCGCGATACCGTACAACCGTGCGGCCGACGATGTCGGACAGCCGCCCGTCAAGTCCGGTCCCGTCGGGAAGGATCGCGGGGCGCGAGGTAAGGCGATAGCTCTGCCCGACATTGGCCTCGACCGACAGGCCGGGCAGGTACAGCGCATAATCGAGGCCGAAGGTGAAGCGGGTCGAATCCTCGAATCGGTCATATCCGGGGAATCGGTTGAGCGCGAAGAGGTTCGAATCCTCCAGATCGACCGAGCGTGCGTCCTCGTTGGGAACGTCGAAATTCTCAAGCTTCGGCGCGGCGACGATCTGGAAGCGCGGGGTGACCCGCTGGGTGCCGCCGAACGCCTCGCCGATCAGCGGCCATTTAAGGTCGAGCGCGAGCGCGCCGATCGCACGGGCGCGAAACCCCTCCAGCCCGCGATAGCTCGCGACCGTCGTCGCGAGCGTGTCCTGCGTGTTGTAGAGGTCGCCGCGGCCATAGGCGGTCAGCGTGACCTCCTGTCCCCAGGAGGTCAGCTTGCGCAGATCGTAGCGCAGCGACGTGAAGGCGCGCTGCGTATCCTGCCCCTGTCCCCGGCTGATGGCGAGGCTGTTCGCCTGAAGCTCGAACCGGCCGCCGGGGATCAGATTCTGGCCGAAGCGCAGGCGATAGTCGATCTCGGGCAGCGCGACCGGCTGAAGCCCCTGATTTTCGGTGGGGCGCAGCGTCTGGACGAACCAGCCATTGATCGAGAAATAGGAATCGCGATCGATCCGCTCGACGCGGACATTGTTGCGCAGCCGGTCGTCGCTCGAAATATCATAGCGGCGCAGGAAGGTGCGGTCGCTGGCAAGGCGAACCGACCCGCTCGCGCTCCAGTTCGGATCGAACTGGAAGCGTCCGGCGGCGTCGATATAACCGCGAAACGCATTCTCGCTCGATACGTCCGGGGTGGGCGAAACGAAATCGTCGCTGCGGCGGCTATAGGTGCCGTATCCGGTGATGCGAAACGCCCCCCGCTCCAGCAACTGCCGATATTCGGCCTGCACCATCGGCAGCGCGCCGGTGAAGATATGCGGGGTGACCGTCAGACCCTTGCTGGCGCCAAGGTCGAAATAATAGGGCAGCGCCACTTCGAATCCGTTGACCGAGTCATAGCGAATTTCGGGCGCGAGCAGGCCGCTGGCATTGTCGGTGCCAACCGAATGCGAGAAGACCGGCAGCGGCAGCGACGCGATCCCGAACAGCGAGACGCGCGCGCCGGTATAGCGGATGCGCTGCTTCGCCGGATCATAGACCACACGCACCGCAGTGATCTTCCACGACGGTTCCTTGGGACAATTGCCTGAATCGACGACGGCGCAGGGCGTGTACGCAGCGCGATCGACGCGGATCACGCCGCCATCGTCGCGCGTGCCGCGCTCGGCGGCGATCCGCCCGCCCTGTTCGAGCACGACGAGCATATTGTCGATCATGCCATCTCTGAGCGAATCGGTCAGTTCGATCCGGTCGCCATAGGCGGTGTCGCCCTCCGGATTGGTCACCGCAATGTCGCCCTCAGCGATCACCTGCCCGGTCTTGCGGTTCCACACCACCTTGTCGGCGCGCAGGCGGTTGCCGTCGCGGAACAGGCGGACATCGCCGGTGACTGTCACGACATCGCCGCTGGAATCATATTCGGCGAGATCGGCGGAGAACTGGATCTGGTTGGGATCGTCGGGCAACGGGGTTTCGGAGGGCGGCGGCGGCTCGACCGCACGGTCCTGCAAATCCTGCGCCCCCAGCGCGGCGGCGCCGGGCGCGAGGCACAGCGCGAGCGGCACGATCCCGGCGAGCAGCAGAGCCTTGCGCGTCACGACGTCCTTCTACCCCTTGTACAAACACTGCCCCGCGCAGGGCCGAACCAATCCGTTCCTTGGCCCTATCGCACCGCACGCGTCGCTTCGCAATCGCCACCCGCCGCTGCCGGGCTTTGCCCCATCGCATCCGCTTCCCTAGATAGGGCCGACTCGCCATAAGCGGTGATCCACAGGAACAGGAAGCTTCATGCAGGTAACATTTTCCGCCGCCCGCCCCGCCGATGCCGCGGTGCTCGCGCTCCCGGTCGAAAAGGACGGGCTGGACCGGATGCCCGGCGGCACGCTCGACGATGCCACGCTCGCGCTGGTGCGCGATGCCGCGCGTTCGGGCCGGTTCGAGGGCGAGGTCGGGTCGATCGCCGAAATATTCGTGCCGGGGAAGGATGGCGCGGATCGCGTGTTGCTGCTCGGCGTCGGTGCCGGGGGCGAGGCCGATTACGAGCGCGCGGGCGGTGCGCTGACCGCGCGCTTCCTGACTTCCGGCGTCACCGCGATCACGGTCGATTTCGCTGCGCTGGGCGGTGCCCCCACCGTGCGCGCCGTGGCTCGCTTCGCGGCCGCCGCAAAGCAGCGCGGCTGGCGCCATGATGCCTATCGCACCAAATTGACCGAAAAGCAGAAGCGGACGCTCGATACGCTGGTGCTCGCTGGCGCGCCCGAAGGCAGCGAGGATGCCTGGACGGCGCTCGCGGCGGTGACCGAGGGCATGGAACTGACCCGCACGCTCGTGTCTGAGCCGCCCAACATCCTCTACCCCGAGAGCTTCGTCGAGCGTTGCCGCCACCTCGCCGATCTCGGGGTCGAGATCACCGTGCTCGACCGCGCGGACATGGAGAAGCTGGGCATGGGCGCGCTGCTCGGCGTGGCGCAGGGTTCGCGTCGCGACGGCCGTCTGCTGGCGATGCGCTGGAACGGCAAGGATGCGGGTGACGTCGATGTCGCATTCGTCGGCAAGGGCGTGACGTTCGACACCGGCGGCATCTCGATCAAGCCGGCCGCCGGCATGGAAGACATGAAGTGGGACATGGGCGGCGCCGGTGCCGTCGCCGGCGCGATGAAGGCGCTCGCGCTGCGCAAGGCCAAGGTCAACGTGATCGGCGTGTGCGGCCTCGTCGAGAATATGCCCGACGGCAATGCCCAGCGTCCGGGCGACGTCGTCACGTCAATGTCGGGCCAGACGATCGAGGTCATCAACACCGACGCGGAGGGACGCCTCGTCCTGTGTGACGCGATCACCTGGGTTCAGAAAACCCACGGTCCCAAGACGATCGTCGATCTCGCGACGCTGACCGGGGCGATGATCATCGCGCTGGGCAACGAGCATGGCGGCCTGTTCTCGAACGACGATGGCCTTGCCGAACAATTGCTGACGGCGGGCCGCGCGACCGGCGATCATCTGTGGCGGTTCCCGCTCGGCGACGCCTACAACAAGCTGATCGACAGCCAGATCGCCGACATGAAGAATGTCGGACCCCGCGGCGCGGGGTCGATTACGGCCGCGCAGTTCATCCAGCGCTTCGTGGAACCCGGCATACGCTGGGCGCATCTCGACATCGCGGGCATGGTCTGGGCCGACAAGGCGGGGCCGAACTATGACAAGGGCGCAACCGGCTATGGCGTGCGCCT
This genomic interval carries:
- the pdxA gene encoding 4-hydroxythreonine-4-phosphate dehydrogenase PdxA, giving the protein MSNALRPLAVAMGDPAGIGPEIVGKAWANRALHTLAPFFAVGDPAAVERVWNGPVARIDSPDEAARAFETALPVLTVACSGDIVPGTPDIEGARCALDSLELATGLARSGAAGGLVTGPVSKAQLYRIGFTHPGQTEFVAERCGIAHANAVMMLAGPTLRVVPVTTHIPLIEVAPSISVGLVLAKARATARGLARNFGIAAPRLAFAGLNPHAGEGGAIGREEIDILIPAIEQLRSEGIDAAGPFAADTMFHARARATYDAAICLYHDQALVPLKTLHFDEGVNLTLGLPIVRTSPDHGTAFGIAGTDQAEPGAMIAAIRMAAQAAEYRAQYDATSA
- the rsmA gene encoding 16S rRNA (adenine(1518)-N(6)/adenine(1519)-N(6))-dimethyltransferase RsmA, whose translation is MTSLPPLREVIRRHGLSASKALGQNFLFDSQLLDRIARVPGDLSGQEVFEVGPGPGGLTRALLGAGAQVTAVERDRRCIPALAELGDAFPGQLRVIEGDALEVDAPALFAGKPHIASNLPYNVGTALLVGWLSADWEPWWASLTLMFQKEVAERIVAAPGTDHYGRLAVLAQWRSSARIAMPVHRSAFTPPPKVMSAVVHIVPGDEPPGVQFRVLEKLTAAAFGQRRKMLRQSLKGVPGAVETAEALGIDPTRRAETVSVAEFVRLARALSN
- a CDS encoding leucyl aminopeptidase; the protein is MQVTFSAARPADAAVLALPVEKDGLDRMPGGTLDDATLALVRDAARSGRFEGEVGSIAEIFVPGKDGADRVLLLGVGAGGEADYERAGGALTARFLTSGVTAITVDFAALGGAPTVRAVARFAAAAKQRGWRHDAYRTKLTEKQKRTLDTLVLAGAPEGSEDAWTALAAVTEGMELTRTLVSEPPNILYPESFVERCRHLADLGVEITVLDRADMEKLGMGALLGVAQGSRRDGRLLAMRWNGKDAGDVDVAFVGKGVTFDTGGISIKPAAGMEDMKWDMGGAGAVAGAMKALALRKAKVNVIGVCGLVENMPDGNAQRPGDVVTSMSGQTIEVINTDAEGRLVLCDAITWVQKTHGPKTIVDLATLTGAMIIALGNEHGGLFSNDDGLAEQLLTAGRATGDHLWRFPLGDAYNKLIDSQIADMKNVGPRGAGSITAAQFIQRFVEPGIRWAHLDIAGMVWADKAGPNYDKGATGYGVRLLDRFVRDNFEG
- a CDS encoding LPS-assembly protein LptD encodes the protein MTRKALLLAGIVPLALCLAPGAAALGAQDLQDRAVEPPPPSETPLPDDPNQIQFSADLAEYDSSGDVVTVTGDVRLFRDGNRLRADKVVWNRKTGQVIAEGDIAVTNPEGDTAYGDRIELTDSLRDGMIDNMLVVLEQGGRIAAERGTRDDGGVIRVDRAAYTPCAVVDSGNCPKEPSWKITAVRVVYDPAKQRIRYTGARVSLFGIASLPLPVFSHSVGTDNASGLLAPEIRYDSVNGFEVALPYYFDLGASKGLTVTPHIFTGALPMVQAEYRQLLERGAFRITGYGTYSRRSDDFVSPTPDVSSENAFRGYIDAAGRFQFDPNWSASGSVRLASDRTFLRRYDISSDDRLRNNVRVERIDRDSYFSINGWFVQTLRPTENQGLQPVALPEIDYRLRFGQNLIPGGRFELQANSLAISRGQGQDTQRAFTSLRYDLRKLTSWGQEVTLTAYGRGDLYNTQDTLATTVASYRGLEGFRARAIGALALDLKWPLIGEAFGGTQRVTPRFQIVAAPKLENFDVPNEDARSVDLEDSNLFALNRFPGYDRFEDSTRFTFGLDYALYLPGLSVEANVGQSYRLTSRPAILPDGTGLDGRLSDIVGRTVVRYRDFVAFTHRYRLDKDNLAIRRNEIDATVGSRETFVTLGYLRLNRNISFALEDLQDREEARVGARVQISRFWSAFGSAVIDLTDKEEDPTSLADGFEPIRHRLGVEYEDDCIRLGLTWRRDYQSTGDARRGSSYLFTLALKNLGR
- a CDS encoding peptidylprolyl isomerase; this encodes MTSKVARFGRYSALLFGIAASTAIGAQTVADSEVPSTANLNLPQNLQLFAKADPNIRKPTAIVNGYVITRTDVEHRVNLFMALNQLKLTPEEQNQLRLQVLRLLTDETIQIQEAKAKDVSIPAEQIERSFAGIARRYNRSPDEMRTWLREIGSSERSFKRQIEGELAWQSLIRRTIGPFVNVGDEEVNAIIARLEAAKGTEEFQLREIYISATPERAGEVFQAMQQMIQQMQQGRPFEYFAQFSEATTRAQGGDLGWVRAEMLPAPLAQAAQQMQVGQVAGPVEVPGGFSILYLVDKRQVLMADPRDAQLSLRQITVKFPPGITPAQAQARVAEFAGVLKSTNGCGAVGEAAETLGAEVVDNDSVRARDLPPQLQDIVLGLQIGQATPPFGSPTEGVRALVLCGRDEAQASNQPSPDAVRDEIEERRTNLRAQRLLRDLRRDAIIEYR